Part of the Carassius auratus strain Wakin chromosome 8, ASM336829v1, whole genome shotgun sequence genome is shown below.
CTAAATTTAAATGAGAAATGATCGCAATAAAATGTACTTCAGCTAACGTTtgtattatttcaattaaaaagaatgtttttttttcattgttttagtttACTAATAACCCTTGCAGATAGTCTATCAATAACTAATCAGAATATTTGACCAATAGATTACCAATGGTCCAATATACTTGAATAGACAGTGCACACTATTAAAAGTAGATTAATGATATTTAATTCCTCACTAACCATGATACTCTTGTAGAGGTTTCCGTTTCCCTGTTCAAGGCTCACTCGGATGATGCACGCATCCTGAGCTTGTGTGTTATAGGGAGGAGGAAATCCAGGTGATGAGGGGGACATGGGCGTCAACGAGATCGAGCGGTGGTGCATGCAGGGGGGCCCGGGCAGGGTCGGGGAGGCCAGAGATATAGAAGCGCTGGCTGTAGAAGAGAAGGTGTCCATGGAGTGCAATGAGGTGCAGGAGGAAGAATCAGACTGCTACGGTAACCAAACAGATgtgtatttaatacattattttaatataatagtaaATCAATAATTTGGTCACAAATTAAGTTGTTTGTACCTTCTTCAGATGAGTGTCTATAGAGTGTGTGGGTGTCATGCCTTCACCCTCTGAGGGACTAGAGTCACTGGAAGACACACTGACAGAGTCCATGCTCTCCCCAGAGCTGCCAGTAGGAGGCGATCGAGGACTCTCTCTTACAGGAGAGCTTGTGTTCGTGGTGTCTGTTCCTAAGAAAAGTCTAGAGAAGTTGGAAGGACAAAAACTGGCATTAAATACATGATTAGAATTTGTCATCCTCTTTGAATATGCAATATAATTCAAAAGAAAAGTTTTGGGCCGGTACGATTGCGCTCTTGCTCATCAAGGCTtcctttctttaaattaaaaatgcagtaaaatctgAAATACTACTGAAaatttctgttttctattttcctatataacataatttttatattttattcctgtggtggtgaaatgtacatttttaaacaaatttaatttaaatgtaacttttagcATAAAAGTTAACAAGACATGGACTGCTGAGTCACAGATCTgtaattttgatttaatgtggTCCTAAGAATAAAATATGATCAATGTAGGCATTAAGATTTTGGTTTTAGGTCACTCACAGGCTTAATCTCTTCACCATACTCTTGCGGGGTTTCGGTGACGTTGGGCTGTTTTCTCCCAATCCTTCAACTTCGCAAGACAGCGCATAGCTGCAGGAAAATCAGagagaaatattatttttgagaCTTACACAatattcagatgaaaaaaaaaggcatgtagAGTGAAAACCGTGTGTACCTCTCCTCCTCGGAGTACTGAGGCTGACTTTTAAACCAGCGCAGAAATGCGGGATCAGAGGTCAGACTGTAACTATTGCACGCAGACTGCAGGAGCTTAATCTGAGCGATCACCTCAAACTCCTGCAAAGAGAGATTTTATTCAACATTCCCACAGATCTGAATGCCTATAGTAATGAGATTCAGCAGATGTTTTGACTATAATAAGAACCAAATAATAAGGAATGTTGTACTTACTCTGCGCCGCTTTTCGAAATTGATCAGTCCTCCCTGTGAAACACAGAAATAGACTTTAGCCCAGATTCTCCTCATCATTGTACTCATCCAAAAGAAGGTCAAATAAACCTTGGTAATGAAAACCTCAACAGTCTGGGAATGTTAGGTCAGTAATAACAGAGATAATTCTTTATGAGGTTTTCCTTTTGTCTGGAAATGTGTGGTTGGACTTGCAGCTTGGCTCACCTCCACATGGTCAGGCAGTGCTGTATCAAGCATGGTCAAATCTGTGAGAAATGTACCAAGGTATGGAATCGTCCCCTGCATGGCACCCTGGAGACAAAAAGTTTGATATATATTTGTTAGCTTTAAGGTAACATgacacattttaaacaatatttaacacATGTTCTGTTATCAGTATATACTGacaatagtttttgttgttgtttttttaactacCGTACTCACCATCTCTTTCTGTAACTGCAGTCTCTTGTGGGATCTTTTCTGGTGATCTTTGGCACAGCTGTCCAGACTGGCAAATTTTGAGGTGCCCTCCTGTGAAGATCAGAAAGAtatcattagttttttttttacaggcacAGGAGGAATTGGCAGAACTGTCTCCATTTTCTGAACTTTTTTGTGTAAAACAGAGTTGAAACTACTACACTCTGATTGTACCTGAAAGCATCATCAAATTAgcctaaaatataataaacacattttcaaaatacaaacacaacaggcaaaagatttcatgtatttattatcattcattctattttattttgaccTAGTTATTCGGGGAAAGCTAATTTAAATGCCTCTGTGCAAAGAAAACACAACAGAACTGAAAAAGAGAGACGTGTGCATGAGCTCACCCTCATTAGCAGTTCCCTGCTTGTAAGGTAATTGTTCTGGTCAGAGAAAATATCGGAAAGCTCTTCAAACATCTGCATGCTATCTCTAAAGTTGCAGAGTGAAACAAAAACAATCTCAGAGCATGTCATTCCTGGTATCATAGCAAAAATCATTACAGAATACACGACTTTTATGCATGTcaaatttatttgacaaaaatatagtaacaacagtaatattgtgaaagacCATTACAATGTTAGAATAACtctttcctattttaatatatattcaagtgtagcttattcctgtgatttttagcagctattactccagtgtcacataatccttcagtaatcattttaatatgcgtATTTTGGTACTAAATAACACTTAATATTATAACTTGAAAATTATTGTGCAACTTAATGGAGTTTTGAAACTGTCTTTTTTTAGGATGCTTtgatagaacagcatttatttaaaataaaaatattttgtaacattttaaatgtttttcccatcatttttgatcaatggaatgcatccttgctgaataagtgtACATTTCAAATCAATAATAGTGATCCCAAACTTTAGAATGGCATTCATTTAGAGACTTCCCTAGGAATCATAACATAACAGGTAAACAGAACCAATGTTATCGAAAGGATTTGAATAATTTCACCAGTCTATATCATTTTTAGAAATCAAGAAATGACTGACAGGTTTATTTATTGATAGAACTTACTTGGAAACAGAGGCCCACACTCTCTTCAGTCTGTAGATGGGGTTGGACTGCAGCGCTGATACAACGGCTCTCAGAGATGAGAAGTTCTTATGAATGCGACACTCCTGAGAACACGTTAATCCATGTTTATACATATTCATTTACAAATGGTCCTAAAAACACTTTTTCAGAAATCCTCTGGGAGGTTGAAAGTCATTATTATGTCTACTTTGGTTTATCTAGATCTCATCTAAAACAGTTATGTCTTACAAAGAAACAGATTAGGTGTCAGTCTTCACCCAAATGCACCAAGAACAGTAAATGCCTTTTGAAAAACTATATTCCAGATCAACATCAGGCTTTATCTTTATCTAAAGTATTGCTAGAAAAATCACACAACACTAAAGCACTTCAGATTCGGCTCAAATGAAACGGGACAGGTTTAAACGTGAGCAAAACTTAAGTCATACTGGGAGATGTGAccgtgcaaatgtgtgtgtgttgggttgtGCACCTGTGCAATGTCGATCCAGCGTTGGATGATGCGAGCACGCAAATGCGGGCGCATCTGCCGCTGACGGAGGATGGTGCTGACCACGCATGCCGTTACTGCATTAAACTGGGTGATGGTGGCGCGGATGGTGGGCGCGCTCTGTTTGCCGTCCTTTTTATCACGCTGAGACCAGATGGCACCCAAACAGTGATGAGGAACCACCTTCTTAAACAACAGCTGCGGAAAGAAGGAAATATTTCTTAGCTTGAGCCAAAGacagtacaaaataatattttgtgttccCTTAGTACTGATTTAATCTAGGTTTCTCTCGCTCACCGCATCCATATAAGTCAGCTGCTCTGCTACAAGGTCAACCTTAAAGGAGAAGAAGTCCTCCTGCAAATCGATTTCCACTTCCTCATCTTCCCCTATGCAGAAAGGGTTGGTGTACTGAAAGCCTCCTGCAACAAACGGACAGTTTTTTGTAAGCACAGGAAGACAGAACAAACATGAATGGACAAGAAGTTAGATAGGATGGATAAAATTATTAACAGTAACCAGATATGTCTTACTTTCAGTCTCATTTTCAAGGCTTGTCTGGACACGCAATTGTTCTAGCAGACTCTGAGCCCGGCGCATTGGCTCTGAGCCTGGCATGGCCTTCTGCAGGAAACCCAGCACACGATGCAAGCTCGGATATGATGGAGGTTCCTGGAAGTCCTCTGGACACTGATCCAACCAGGCTCTTAGAATAGAGGCCAaagcactgaagaaaaaaaaaaaaaataagaataagaacaCATAGATGTTTGTATAAACCAGAGAAAACCAGTGAGGGAATCTCTCATAGTATAATTCAGCTGTAATGCTGTGATTCATGCAGCAACCAAGCACCATTATTCATCACATCCCTTTTATTTCTTATTGCTTCTTAACTCACACACCAGCATGCACACAACATCATAGTGTTTGACCTCTATTTTTGCATTTCCATGGAAATGAAGCAATAAACACGAGAGCTGCTCGGAAGTCACAGCAGATACAGCAGCACAGATAACCACGATGATGACGGAACTCACGTTCTCACAGCAACTCCGCTCTCTCCAGACCGACACTGGTTACGCTCCCCCTCACAATCCTCAAAACTGCCATACCTGAACACCAAGACAGAAACCAACCTGTGAGCATTCTGACAAATGGTAAAGGCAGTAACCATTGAACAAGGACCCAAAAAACTAAAGGTTGTGTGAAGTggtcatattatttttatttaaaaaattgtatcaCTTGATCTAGTCCACTTTTAATTAGTAAAGGTTTTTAAATATCAAACACTTggataacataaaataatttttagtaataaaatattactttgatGCATTTAAACTGGGAAGTATATTGCATAGATAGGGATAGGTTTCCCACATTTCAGTCACTCATGATATAAAGCAGTTTATACAAAAAGCAATATGCAGTGAAAGAAATACTCGAGGGAGTGAACAgaactagaatttttttttgcatattgacCATTGACACTTCCACCatgacatttaatttatttccatGAATTTTCCAGACCTTGAAATAAGACTTTAAAAAAATTCCCTGGTACTGTGCGAACCCTGTAGATCTACTATTTTTCCTTATACAATTTTCAACTTTTTTGTTTAACCGGTTTACATTAATGCAAtttaaccgactgtgtttacatTAATACCAGGAATACCAGATGGGCATTAGTACTTGCTTAGCGTGCGTGACCACAAAATGCAACCTCTCTTCACTAAGCATACATGCAAACATGAACATTCAAAACTTCAGAATGCATCAGAATGCACGCAGGTTTCACCTGACATTTATGATGTGTGCAATTAAAAACAAGCACACTAGAGTACACACCTGTCCAGCAGCAACTCCAGTACACTCTGTGTAGTAGCAAAGGCCCTGTACGTGGAGAGGAAGATGCTGGTGTAGGTCAGGTCATTATCACCAAACGCTGTGAGGAGTGTCTCTACCAAACGTTCCAGTGTCCCCGCCCGGATACTCCTGATCTTACACGTCTCCAACTGGCTGACTGTGTGACCTGGGGGCAAGCGGTCACCCTCCGCCTGAGAGAGCAAAGGAGAAGGACAGGAAAATACTTAAGCATGCACTCCAGTATCAAGAAAAGCAGAAATAAACAGGGGAAGAAAAAGACCTTGGTAGTGCAAGCACGCTACAACAGGAAACTCTACAATCTGCTTTTAATCAGAGCAACTCTCCTCCTCCCTCTCTGAGACATGCTGGAAAAGTCGGCAGACTTCTTAAAAATGCTTCATTAGTTGAATAAATATGGTTCGCAcaaaaataagtgatttaaaagtaGGCCACTGTCAATGTCACTGAATCAGCAAAAATACTAAATCTTCTAGgcgaaaaaataaaatgattgagTTGCAGTCCCTAAAACTAGGTCAAACATTAAGCACCATGAATTCTCTGAAACAGAGCTCTAACTGGTGTCGAAAAGTAAGACGTGCTTTCTTTTAATTGCAATGTCAAATGaatttctgtttacatttttgtagTATGATTACTGTAAAGCAAACTTACTTTTGAAATCATGAAATGACTCCATTAAATTAACTGGGTTTTAACTCGACACCCATTTAGTGTAGAAACAGCTGTGTTACAACAAACTAAAACCCTATGGAAATCAAATCAGCTCATAAGTGCTTTGTTTTTTTGATGTTGATTCAGAAGGGTGTTGACATTATGGAAAAATGTATTCATGGTTAAAGCAACAGATTATAACATATTGACCACTGTAATTCGGAACGGGGCCATAACAGCATGCCttcataaaataacaatgttGTATAAACACTGAAATTCATGCAGCAAATTTTCGGTTGAAAATGTGCAACAGAGAACAGAGTTTAATGTTTCCTGCCACTAAAACACATAAGTAGTGATAACATTAAGGAAAACATAAAGAAggtaatttgaatgtttttgtccatataataaaAGCCAGTGGGGTTCAAAACAACACGACTGACACAACAAACACAATCTTTTGTATataagaaagtaagtcatacaggtttggaatgacatcaatGTGAATAAATGGTGACAACTTTCATTTTTGGCTTTTACTTTTACCAAACAAACCACTCTTTAAAAAGTTGTATGCATTTTTTGCGACCACAAATAAATACATCCGTAAACCATAAAAAGCTTTACAACGTCACCCTTAATATGCACTACGGTCTGGCTGGCCCAGCATGGGCAGCCGAATTGTTTCTTTACATAAAGAGTGGAAGTGCATTCAGATCAAAGGCCTCCTCTCACCCCCAGCCATCTTGCGCCTTTGTTAGCCGCCTGCTGGATTTGGACCCTCTTCAGCGTCACGTTGTATATGGCTCCTTCCTCGACCTCCTCTCCCCAGTCCTGCACTGAGCTCTGCAGAGGGAGAAAACAATCAATGTTACTCCATTTGGAATGTCATGGCGTCAAATTGGGGAAAAACATGTCTCAGTTCAGCATAAACAGGAACTCTGGCTTTAAATTTTAGTATCAAAAGACTGACAGGGAGTGAGTGGAGGAGAGAAAATGATAACCCATTTGGAGGATGGAGACAGaaagagggggagagagaaaTGAGATCAGAGCTGGCCTGGATTCTTAACAGTGAAGGATATCTCCATCCAGCCTTGGGGTTCAAGAACCAGACTTAGTCTgtaaacatatacatacacacacataggcTTTCTCAGTCAGACACACAAATGCAAACAGTATAATGGGATGGCCAACATTAAGTGTCTGGGTGAGTGGAGCCTTTCAGGCTGTGCACAGCttaattttcatattaaactgTCAGACAGAGAATATCGATAAATTCTGCCTACTTTAGATAATACTAAAGTAGAGATGTGATATACGAAATCCTGTGCAGTCTCTCATATCCAAAATAAATTTGTCTTTAACCTCAATTAAACTATTTTCTTCAGCATTGTGACGTATATGAGTGAAATGGATTATTGAAAAGGAAAAAGGGGGTCAGGGATTAAGATGACAGCAGATCTAAATGCCAACTTGCATTCGGTtgaaaagattttaatttaaaaatgatgaagttaaataaaaagaaataccaTTTAGAAAATGCTAGCTTTAAAGGAGACCTATTATGCAAAAATCACCTTTATAAGGTGTttaaacacagttgtgtggccgcagtgtgtgaaaacaaccaacCTATAATGGTACAAATCCACccactcattcttttataatcccaataaatTATAAACAGTCTCTCCAAAATGAGCAGTTCCAGATTTCTCCCAATGTACACATCACAATAggaaagtcccgcccatttgtgacACTCTATGCCCTATTAGCATagacacagccctgagtgagaagcagcaGTGCAACATTACGGTTTTCTTGATGTAGCATTAgcattgaatttttattttcaaaggaAATATCACAGGAAAAAAATCCCCTATATGTTTAGGGATCAATACCAACGCTTCGTGTGTGAACATCAgctccagacaaagtaagcatcacacGTTTCTTTTCCAAAATTGCACTTCTGAAAGAGCTTCTTAGCACTCTGtaaaggctaatgttgctaaagctatgCCTGTTTCACTGGtgctgccttcacatgctacCAGAATAATCATAAAaaggaatgtggtagttaaaaattgcatatgaaagcaATGTGAATTTGACCGCTTGTGGGACTTTTATAGTTTGTAATAGCAGCTTAGGCACAATGAGACcagctgttgttatttttaatcgCACAATGCTCCTCGTATGTGTAATTCATAAGCGATCATTTAATATGCATAGTAAAATTCAATTACTGACTTTTAAACAGAGTAAATTTTCTATAAAGATAACAGGCTTGTACTAACAGTAGAATGTTTATTTGTATGCTGAAgcttgagctcttgaagctccaccCTCTTCTGAAAGGAGGCCTCCAGCtaactcatttgcatttaatggGCGACAtacaaaaatgtcatgttttggctcataccctaaaattGGCAATTTTAACAAGCCATGAAAAATTATCTGTGAGGTATTTTGAGCCAAAACTTCACATACAGTGTCTGGGGACATCAAGAGACATTTTACATCATGTAAAAAGTAGCATAATAGATCTCCTTTAAAGACAAGTCTCCTTAGAGtgcaaaaaacaagaaaaaaatattatatatatatatatacttatatacaaAACATATGAAGACTAGTTTTAGtctaaaaaaaactattgttaaCCTTTTTGTGCCATCTCATTAGACATTAAGATTGTTTCGTTTTTAAAAATGtggttatttacttatttttgcagTGCTTACTCAAGATACTGTGGGAAGACTTTAAATGAATACAGATGtttacactctaaaaacggctgggttattttttaacccaaaatgctgggttgagtctgttgggtcattttgttgggtaatttaatttctttttaaacacttttgggtagtttcaatttaccaggtgttgggttaaacctgctgggttgcatcgctgggttgtttcaggccagcgctgggttatttaacgcgccttgaagatgtttaaatcgctccccaactgtcactttggaagaacaacggggcaaagccacggctttcaactgttttaaggtaagtttatttaatgttttcaataataattattttaaattggcagaattataacttttttttgcagcaacaatactgttaaacgtctacaggccaacattatttacgttaaatgatgaactgtttacctcaaacggccaacctacgttacgcgactcgcataatcgtgttaaggtatctgagacgacagattaataaagttttattaagtttcagaaagtgactgatggctgaaatatgcgaatacctgtgaaaatagaggaaaaagtagtttctgacactgaaaagcgaatttgatatttaagtgagtcaaatgagttcaaaaagtgaatacgactttctgctctaatgtaaacgcctgcagttgtccatatcgaaatttaaatcatacaaattacgtacaatatagtcagaccgcaggtctaaaagaaccgatgacccagttcaagtaaaccggttcagtaattctcgaacaaagtgattcccggaaaagaatcgacgtctcagggcatttcaaagtgcgcgcacgcaggccacgcacagcgagtgacgctggccgcgttagtgaagtgatttgatgcttttgtggtttataaagtctttttacatacaaattataattcaaaatttgtttttttcctgtcagaaaagcgcatggatacatttgtgagagaaaaactcgtcgagtgcagtcttattgaggcgtctaacggtaagttcgtgtttattatacatttttacataattgtttgtctgtgataatcaactaacgttaaccctcacgtaacttaaacgcacatatatttttatttcgtgctgtagttaaagctgcaccagaatgtacctaatttatgagcgtaaacatcatatattaattttcccgatcgtgtttttgacttgtccttatcactttggtacatctataagtttttatatatggactgttttacctacgtgacttgtcatagaaatgtctgtgtgcgcgcatgcagtgtgatctcccttatctgtgccagtgactgtgtgtgtttgatatagccagcatattaacataaaactgtgatttataatgactggaacatcccattgattagacagtttgaaagcacacctttcagccaatcactatatcatattctgcttctgtagaccaactcataggtgaatttaactcataatcatgatgggtcaatttcatggttaacttcacacagttaattgaactgaatcactgttattaaaacaatttgtattttttctttttttttcaactttattttaaaggttggaacaaacatggaattccttaactgagcagagtccacaaaaccccatccaattgttgtggcgatttaaaaatgac
Proteins encoded:
- the LOC113107959 gene encoding ral guanine nucleotide dissociation stimulator-like 1 translates to MREALTMKFAWKAKMSSVQDWGEEVEEGAIYNVTLKRVQIQQAANKGARWLGAEGDRLPPGHTVSQLETCKIRSIRAGTLERLVETLLTAFGDNDLTYTSIFLSTYRAFATTQSVLELLLDRYGSFEDCEGERNQCRSGESGVAVRTALASILRAWLDQCPEDFQEPPSYPSLHRVLGFLQKAMPGSEPMRRAQSLLEQLRVQTSLENETERGFQYTNPFCIGEDEEVEIDLQEDFFSFKVDLVAEQLTYMDALLFKKVVPHHCLGAIWSQRDKKDGKQSAPTIRATITQFNAVTACVVSTILRQRQMRPHLRARIIQRWIDIAQECRIHKNFSSLRAVVSALQSNPIYRLKRVWASVSKDSMQMFEELSDIFSDQNNYLTSRELLMREGTSKFASLDSCAKDHQKRSHKRLQLQKEMGAMQGTIPYLGTFLTDLTMLDTALPDHVEGGLINFEKRRREFEVIAQIKLLQSACNSYSLTSDPAFLRWFKSQPQYSEEESYALSCEVEGLGENSPTSPKPRKSMVKRLSLLFLGTDTTNTSSPVRESPRSPPTGSSGESMDSVSVSSSDSSPSEGEGMTPTHSIDTHLKKQSDSSSCTSLHSMDTFSSTASASISLASPTLPGPPCMHHRSISLTPMSPSSPGFPPPYNTQAQDACIIRVSLEQGNGNLYKSIMLTSQDKTPAVVSRAMAKHNLEGEQAADYELVQVISEERELVIPDNANVFYAMSTSANFDFLLRLRGSEGRPVQLRSRCSSTLPRTQQRSSLSLRHSKVTL